One Halobacteriovorax sp. GB3 genomic window carries:
- the radA gene encoding DNA repair protein RadA, translating into MAKKKSTVFTCSNCGNQTPKWMGRCTECGEWNTFEEELFTKPQPTNIPLGKGVSNSEPPKKISEIEKTDYHRVKTGITEFDRVVGGGVVKGSLILIGGEPGIGKSTLLTELMSKLSEKKDGNVLYVSGEESAGQVADRSKRIGVDESSFYIYNETNWQKILEQMHKIKPRYMVLDSIQTTVSSDIQSAPGTVSQIREVTYELMNHVKGNGITCFVIGHITKEGNIAGPKILEHMVDTVIYFEGDQFGQYRMLRAIKNRFGNTNEVGIFEMKENGLNEVSNPSQYFLDDHIEGSFGRSLTCIIEGSRSLFIEIQALVVENKYGNGRRTTQGLDHNRLSMIVAVIEKYMGIPLGMNDIYVNIVGNMKITTRESDLAIVASLLSSYKSRPVDPQTVFIGEVGLTGEVRSVPRMEMRLKELAQLNYKRVVTSVKVAKEYEGKYSLEIMGIKRVQDLEKFL; encoded by the coding sequence GAAGAACTATTCACAAAACCTCAACCGACTAATATTCCCCTAGGTAAGGGTGTTAGTAATAGTGAACCACCTAAAAAAATTAGTGAAATTGAAAAGACTGATTATCATCGTGTCAAAACTGGGATAACTGAGTTTGATCGTGTTGTTGGAGGCGGAGTTGTAAAGGGATCTCTCATTCTTATTGGAGGAGAACCAGGCATTGGAAAATCGACGCTGCTAACAGAACTCATGAGTAAATTATCTGAGAAAAAGGATGGAAATGTTCTTTATGTCTCTGGTGAAGAGTCTGCTGGTCAGGTTGCCGATAGAAGTAAACGTATTGGTGTCGATGAGAGTAGCTTCTATATTTACAACGAAACGAATTGGCAGAAAATTCTCGAACAAATGCACAAGATTAAACCTCGATATATGGTTCTTGATTCAATACAGACGACGGTATCTTCAGATATTCAATCTGCTCCAGGTACAGTTTCGCAAATTAGAGAAGTTACTTATGAATTAATGAATCACGTTAAGGGTAATGGGATCACTTGCTTTGTTATTGGTCATATAACGAAAGAAGGTAATATCGCAGGACCAAAGATTCTAGAGCATATGGTTGATACTGTTATTTATTTTGAAGGTGATCAGTTTGGACAATATCGTATGCTTAGAGCGATTAAAAATAGATTTGGAAATACCAACGAAGTTGGTATTTTTGAAATGAAAGAAAATGGTCTTAATGAAGTATCAAATCCTAGTCAATATTTTCTAGACGATCATATCGAAGGCTCATTTGGTCGAAGTCTCACTTGCATCATCGAAGGAAGTCGATCTCTCTTTATTGAAATACAGGCCCTTGTTGTAGAAAACAAATATGGAAATGGAAGAAGAACAACACAAGGCCTAGACCATAATCGCTTATCAATGATAGTAGCAGTTATAGAAAAGTATATGGGAATTCCTCTTGGAATGAATGATATTTATGTCAACATTGTTGGAAATATGAAAATCACAACAAGAGAAAGCGATTTAGCAATTGTGGCCTCGTTGTTGAGTTCTTATAAATCAAGACCCGTCGATCCTCAAACTGTGTTTATTGGAGAGGTCGGTTTAACTGGTGAGGTACGAAGCGTTCCTAGAATGGAAATGCGATTAAAAGAATTGGCCCAGTTAAATTACAAGAGAGTAGTTACTAGTGTTAAAGTAGCTAAAGAATATGAAGGTAAGTACTCTCTTGAAATTATGGGAATCAAGAGAGTACAAGATTTAGAAAAATTTCTATAG